ACCATCTGGTTCGACGACCAGCCGCTGGCCGAGGCGACGGCGGACGCGTCCGGGGTCTACCGCGCGACCGTGACCGTGCCTCTCGATGCGCCGCCCGACGCCGGACACCTGCTGCGCGCCACGCTCGGCGAGCGCGAGATCGCCAGCGCCGAATTCATGACCGCCTACGGACCGGCGCCGTGCGTCGGCGACTGCAACCGCGACGGCGTGGTCACCATCGACGAGCTGTTGCGCGGCATCCGCATCGCCCTCGGACTCGCCGACGCGTCGCTCTGCTGGAGCATCGACGCCTCGCTCGACGGCAGCGTCAGCATCGAGGAGCTGATCGCCGCCGTGCAACGGGCGCTCACCGGCTGCCGCTTGCCGGACCTCGCGCCCCTCGAGATCGCCTTCTCGCGCTGCCTCCGTCCGACCTGCTACGACATGGCACAGGAGACGCGGTTCATGCAGGTGTGCGTGGCGAACCAGGGCGCCAGCGACAGTCCCGGCTTCGTGGTCGTCGAGCAGACCGGCGGCGGCACGGGCTTCGCGCCGCCGCTGCCCGCCGGCACCCAGGAATGCATCGAGATGCCGCTCGTGCCCGCTCCCGAGATCGCCGTCGACCCCGGAAACGACGTCGTGGAAGAGGACGAGAGCAACAACACGCTCGCCACCGTGCTCGCCGTGCCGACCAGTTGCGAGGCGACGCCACTGCCCTGCACGCCGACGCCGCCGCCGACCCTCACCCAGACGCCGACCCCGACCTGAGGCGCCATGTCGAAACGCGCCCCCGCCCGGCTGGAGCCCGAGTCGTACATCAGCCTCGAGACCTTTCGCCGCACCGGCGCCGGCGTGCGCACGCCGGTGTGGTTCGCGACCATCGACCGGCGCCTCTACGTCGTCACCGACGGGACGTCGGCGAAGGTCAAGCGCCTGCGCGCCAGCAAGCGCGTGCGCGTCGCCCCCTGCACCGTCCGCGGCACGGTCACCGGCGAATGGCTCGACGGCACGGGGCGGGTGGTCGCGGACGCGGCGCTGATCGAGCGCGCCCACGCCGCGCTGGTCGAGAAGTACGGCTGGCAGATGTGGATCCTCGACGGCGTGTCGTGGCTGTTCGGCCGCATCGGCCGACGCGCCTACCTCGAGCTCGCGCTCGACTGACCGCGCGGCGGCGCGGAGGGACACCGACGAACGGAGCGGCTTGGCGCCAGCCCGCCCCGACGGTGTGCGGCCGTGCTCGCCGACGCCGGTCTCCGGGTCGAGGGCCCCATCTCCGCGGCGCGGCGCGCCGCGGCGGGCGGCACCGCTCCGGCCGAGGTCGACCTGTCGATTGGGCCGCAGCGCCGGCGCCGCGCCGGGCGCCCTACAGCGACGCGTACACCGCCCGCACCAGTGCGCGGCTGCGCGGATCGCCGGCGAGGTCGAACTGCAACTGCGAGGTCACGTAGCCGAAGGCGAGGCCGGCCTCCGGGTCGGCGAACGCCGTCGAGCCGCCGGCGCCGGCGTGGCCGAAGCAGCGCCGGCCGCCGTCCGGCGCGATCGTCGGCTGCAGCATGAAGCCGAGGCCGAAGCAGCTCGACAGCATCAGCACCAGGTCGGCGCCCTGCGACTGCACCTCGGTCGCGCGCGCCACCGTCTCCGGCCGCAGCAGGCGGCGGCCCTCCAGCTCGCCGATCAGCGCCGCGTAGAACCGCGCCAGCGCCCGCGCCGTGCCGACGCCGTTCGACGACGGCATCTCGGCGGCCAGGATCTCGGCGCGGTTCCACATCTCGTCGTAGCCGAAGAGCCCGCTCGGCCCGTTCATCACCCGCGCGGTGAGCGAATCGGCGCCGAGCATCTCGCTCAGCGACGGCAGGCCGGCGGCCGGGGGCCGCAGGCGCGCCCGCCGCGCCATCAGCGGCGCCGGCAGGCCGATCCAGAATTCGAGCCCGAGCGGTCCGCTGATCGCCTCGGCGATGAAGCGCCCGGGGCTGCGGCCGGTGACGCGGCGAATGACCTCGCCGAGGATCCAGCCGAAGGTGCGCGCGTGGTAGCCGTGCCCGCTCCCGGGCGGCCAATTGGGCGCCTGCGCCGCGATGGCGCGCACCACCGGATCCCACGCCAGCACCTCGTCGAGCGTCAGCGCGCCGTCGACCGCCGCCAGCCCGGCGCGGTGCGCCAGCACCCAGCGCAGGGGAATGTCCCCCTTGCCGTTGGCCGCGAACGCCGGCCAGTAGCGCGCCACCGGCGCGTCGAGATCGAGCGCCCCGCGTTCGACCAGCAGGTGCACGGCGGCGGCGGTGAATCCCTTGCTGACGGAGAAGACGATCACCGGCGTGTCCATCCGCCACGGCCGGCCGGTGGCGTGATCGGCGACCCCGGCCCACAGGTCGACGACGACGCGGCCGTCGCGGTAGACGCAGCAGGCGGCGCCGGACTCGCCGTGGCGCGCGAAGTTGTCGGCGAAGGCCTCGCGCACCGCCGCGAAGCCGGGCGCCGTGTAGCCCTGCGGGTCGCTCATCCGGCGGCGTGGATCAGCGCTCGACGGGGCGGCCGCCCGGCGAGGCGCCGCCGAGTTGCAGCTCCCGCGACAGCGCCAGCACGCTGCGCTTGCGCCCGTAGGCGGCGTAGATCACCAGCCCGATGGCGAGCCAGACGAAGAGGCGCAGCCAGTTGTGCCAGCCGAGGGCGAGCATCATCGCCAGGTTGACCGCGATACCGAGCGCCGGGATCACCGGCACCCAGGGGGTGCGGAACGGCCGCGGCAGCTCGGGATGGGTGCGGCGCATGATGATCACCGCGACGCAGACGACGATGAAGGCGAGCAGGGTGCCGATGTTCACCAGGTCGGCGAGCAGCTTGAGCGGAAAGAGCGCCGCCAGCACCGCCACCGCCAGGCCGAGCACGAGGGTCGCCAGGTGCGGCGTCTGGAAGCGCGGGTGCACGGCGGCGAAGACCCGGCGCGAGATGAGACCGTCGCGCGCCATCGCCAGCAGCACCCGCGAGCCGCTCAGCATCAGCACCAGCAGCACGCTGGTGATGCCGACCAGCGCGCCGGTGGAGATGAACAGCACCGCGATCCCCATCCCCTGGCGGGCGAAGGCCTCGGCCACCGGGGCGTGGATGTCGATCTCCGGATAGGGAACCATGCCGGTGAGCACCGCGGCGACCAGGATGTAGAGCACGGTGCAGAAGGCGAGCGAGGCGAGGATACCGATCGGAATGTCGCGCTGCGGATCGATCGCCTCCTCGGCGTGGGTCGAGACGGCGTCGAAGCCGATGTAGGCGAAGAAGACGTACGCCGAGCCCTGCAGCACGCCGCCGAG
This is a stretch of genomic DNA from bacterium. It encodes these proteins:
- a CDS encoding PPOX class F420-dependent oxidoreductase; the protein is MSKRAPARLEPESYISLETFRRTGAGVRTPVWFATIDRRLYVVTDGTSAKVKRLRASKRVRVAPCTVRGTVTGEWLDGTGRVVADAALIERAHAALVEKYGWQMWILDGVSWLFGRIGRRAYLELALD
- a CDS encoding beta-lactamase family protein, yielding MSDPQGYTAPGFAAVREAFADNFARHGESGAACCVYRDGRVVVDLWAGVADHATGRPWRMDTPVIVFSVSKGFTAAAVHLLVERGALDLDAPVARYWPAFAANGKGDIPLRWVLAHRAGLAAVDGALTLDEVLAWDPVVRAIAAQAPNWPPGSGHGYHARTFGWILGEVIRRVTGRSPGRFIAEAISGPLGLEFWIGLPAPLMARRARLRPPAAGLPSLSEMLGADSLTARVMNGPSGLFGYDEMWNRAEILAAEMPSSNGVGTARALARFYAALIGELEGRRLLRPETVARATEVQSQGADLVLMLSSCFGLGFMLQPTIAPDGGRRCFGHAGAGGSTAFADPEAGLAFGYVTSQLQFDLAGDPRSRALVRAVYASL
- a CDS encoding amino acid permease → MTWRTQLWARKSVEVLLAEMAGEHRLRRCLGPVSLTALGVGAIIGAGIFVLTGLAARDYAGPGLVLSFTVAGIGCALAALCYAEFASTVPVAGSAYTYAYATLGELFAWIIGWDLVLEYAVASSTVAHGWSHYLDTFLNLFGIAIPPAWINNPFDYDPAAGRWLVTGAYGNLPAALAVLAITAVLVIGIRESARFNAAMVILKVAVVLFVIAVGATYVDTANWHPYLPFGLGGVLQGSAYVFFAYIGFDAVSTHAEEAIDPQRDIPIGILASLAFCTVLYILVAAVLTGMVPYPEIDIHAPVAEAFARQGMGIAVLFISTGALVGITSVLLVLMLSGSRVLLAMARDGLISRRVFAAVHPRFQTPHLATLVLGLAVAVLAALFPLKLLADLVNIGTLLAFIVVCVAVIIMRRTHPELPRPFRTPWVPVIPALGIAVNLAMMLALGWHNWLRLFVWLAIGLVIYAAYGRKRSVLALSRELQLGGASPGGRPVER